The genomic stretch CCAGGCCGATTCGACAACCTTTACGGCGTTTCTCTGAGCCAAACCTcaaagctatgctatctgagATTAATCGACTCGGAGAGGCAGGATTTATCAAAGAACTACACAccaaagccacatgggtagctaacccagtgctggtcccgaagaaaaacacggaggtccttcgcatgtgcgtcgacttcacgtgtctcaataaacattgtccaaaggatcactttcccctcccgaggatcgatcaaattatcgactccacggcaagtTGCGAACATCTTTTCTTCCTGGATGCgtactctggttacaaccagatccaattaaaagaagaagatgaagtcaaaacagctttcataaccccttatggcgtgttttgttacagaataaTGCCAtttgggttgaaaaacgcgggagcaacataccaacgGATGGTGCGAAAGTGTCTCGCCACACAGATCGGCAAAAAcgttcaagtatacattgacgatgtcgtcataacaacaaagcaaggattatccttgatcgatgatttcaaggaaacctttgataacctcgacaagttctgtctcaagctgaacccgacaaaatgttccttCGTTGTCCCTGCGGGAGAGCTTCTCGGGTTTATGgtatcagcaagaggaatcgaggctaacccaaagaaaattcaagccatcgtaacaatgaggaagccaacaaagctcaaggaaatacaacaactaactggacgagtcgcggctttaagcagattcatttctaggctgggagaaaaggcattGCCGTTTTACGCactgatcaagcaaggggaaaagttcgagtggaacgaagaagcagacagagctttcgaagaccttaagcgcacaatctcgacaccccccATACTGGTGGCTCCAAAAGACAAAGAACCTCTCTTattatatatcgcggccacacctcaggtggtcagcacagtcctcgtggtggaaagagaagaagaaggaaaaattcaTGGAGTCCAGAGGtcagtatacttcatcagcgaagttttatcgctatCAAAGCAAtgctacccgcagtaccagaagctggcatacgGCGTGTTCACAACAACAAGAaatttgcgacactattttttggcACATCCGATAGTAGTGGTCAACGAAGCACCTCTTTCCAACATCTTGAATAATCTAGAAGCTACATGACGTGTCTCCctctggggaatagagctttcccctcgagaCATCatctatgaaaaaagaaaagcaataaaatcacagATCCtaccagatttcgtggcagagtggatggagctgcaaaacacgggacctccaaatttatcgagtacttggtccatgaacttcgacgggtccaaaatatTGGAGGGAGTTGGAGCAGGCATTATACTTGTTTCACCTCATGGCGACAAAATGAAGTACAtactgcggatgacgttctctaACGCGTCCAATAACGAAGCGGAATACGAATCACTTATACACAGGATGAAGATGGCCAAAGCGTGCGGTGCTACTCGCCTTAAAGTCTTCGGCGACTctcagttggtagctcagcaggtgatgaacaagtgtgacacagtcaatgacagcatgatcgCGTATAAGGAAGTCTACAACGAACTCGAAAAACTCTTTGACGGCAGCGAAGTTaaccatatcagcagactcaacaacgatgaagccgatgttttggcaaacatcgggtcgcaatgcctgccAATCCCACcgggcgtattttgggaagagataagtgaaagttccaccaagccgaagaaaataCCGAAGCAGCCGGAGAAGCATGAGAAATCcaagaaaggctcgggggctccagaaAACACCGAGGACAAGTATAGATGGATTACTGATGAGTAGAAATCAATAAGTGTAACCAGTAACCTCGAAGGGAGTATATATGCTAGAGTATTTTGAAGGAGCATTTATGCATAGTTGTGTCATGTTTCTAACCCCATATGTTTACTGTGTGTATTTGCACACAATTCCTTTACGCAGCATTACATGGTAATATGATGCATACTAGTTTGCACTCTGGAATACAGAACTATGTTGTACTGCACTGTTCTTACTTCTTATATTGGTGCAGTGTTGATGAATTGCAAAGGCTGTTAAAAGACAAAGAGGCATATAATGCCTTTTTCAATTCTCTCGATCAAGTGAAAACCCAAAACAATGTAAGTATTGTTGCTGCATCTACCATGGTCTATTGTGTTGCTGATTCCACTGTGGTATAGTTGAAGTGTTGTTTTACTTGATAGTTGCTGTTTGTAATGTAATTTTTTGCTGTTGGCTCTAATATAAAAGTGGGCCCAGGTTGCTAACTGCTAAGAATGGTTCCTCTGGTTAGTATTAATTAATGTTCTGTTTTAGCATAAGTAGACATCTTTTGAGCCAGGTTCATTTGTTCCAGTTTTACTGCAGAAATTCttgtgagctttattaataaaccTTATAAATTGATTAAATGGGATGGATTCACGTTATAATTCATGTGAGACTTATTGAATTGTTCAAATCTTAACTGTTCATTTGTGCCTTGGAGGTTGGAGTGAACCCTCTTTTGTAACTGCGTGTTCTTAAATAGTTCAGATGTCATTTTGGCGATTATTTCTATATTTGTTGGTGGCCGTATTAAATTAAAAACAAATTGAGCTACCTGAATGCTAGATCTTTTCCTAAGAGAGCTCTGTCAATTTTCTCACTTGTGGTTCTTTATGTTCAGTTACGTGACGAGCTTAGGAGGGAGACACTGCAGCTTGCAAGTGAGTTACTCATTCTATATCTGTAGATCAAATATTGATGTTTCCATATCATTTGTTGGCTAAAGTACAAAGAAGATACAACAGGATTTTGACTGTCTCTAAATGGAATGCTGTTGGTTCTGGTGAATTTACAGGAGAAAATTTGGAAAGGGAGCAACGGATTTCAGAGCTCAGGAATCAGGTTCAGTACACCTCCCCCCTCAAGTTCACACTTCACAGCTAGCCATGCTATTTTTCCAGGCAGTGTTCAGTTCAAACCATTAGAAATACTAAACCGCATCCCTACTGTAGTGATTTGTGCAACCTTCCTATATCCTCTTGATAATTTCCTCCCTGAAATTATAATTGTTTTTGTGGTTTGTGCAGTGCACTATTATAAGAACTACAGAACTAGCAACTGCTGAGGACAGGTTGGCTGACTTGGAAAGGCAGAAGGACGAGATTATGAGGTCCTATTCTCCTGCTGCACTGCTCTGGACAGCTGCATCTCCAATTCCTATGTTCTCTTCGTTGCATACTTTCTTCGGAGGCTGCTCACTTTGTGGCTTGCATTGAAATTGGATATGATATGCTCCATAACTACATAAGTACTCCACACTCGTGCACATTTACCAATATCTGATTTTCTTGCTATGCATGCACCACACATGTGTACTGGCCAAGTGGCAGTGATACAGCTGGGAGCATAATTGACCCCGTGTTGTTCTTTGGTTGCTTCCGATGTAAACCAGCTGTTGAAGTTGAACAACGTAGTAGTGCTATTTCTCGCGCAAACTTATTGCTGACACGCTCACATTGCGTCGGTGCTTTTCTCAGGCACAATGGCTAAGTTGGACGAGGAGTCGGAGGAGCTGCACCAGAAGTTCCTGGAGAAGGACATCGATCTGACCACCTTCGTGCAGAATTTGCATTCATATGCATAGACAGAACAAAAGTGCATTATTACTAGCTCTGAAATTAGCATAGAAGTGTCCAAGGGTTTTTCCCTTGCAGCAGTACAGGGTAAGAACGAGGGGTGGCGAGTGTTGTCTGCACATGCATGAgaaacacctcaacatgagaaaccgagaaaatcagggTAAGAACGAGGAAATATGGAAACCAGTGGGGGGTGATTTTCTcttatttttagaggtgcaacacctcaacatgagaaaccgagaaaatcaccaaactcgaaaacgcaacaagtgatctatgcaaaatccgttttcgatgaactagagcttgtcatgagaataagaacaagctctaaaacatcacatggataagatccaaataacaaccaagaaagatgatgcaaggatgcaaaggtttgagctctctccgaatgatacgatcgagttactcactcgagagccctcttgatagtacggcaattaaattataaaccggtctccaactacactatgagaccggtgagaaagaaaccctatcaagagcaaaccttatacttgcgcattccacttgagctcgatgatgacgatcttgaccgcaacaagatggaacggctttcttgattgtgcttgcttgacgaagtcttgtggattgctcccccataatccaccatgggagagcttcttcttcgccgcAACTtttcatatccatgatcaccatatggatggcaagagtcgagcaaaggatctcttcgagatggcttatcttgaacttgcgcttcatttcttcatggcaagcttcaagcttatgatctcttagagttggctcatcttgaacttgcacttcatttcttcatggcaagctttaagcatatgatctcttcgagttggctcatcttgaactttcacttcatttcgttgatgtcttgaagttaaccttgagagctcacttcatcttcatcttgaagacatacttgacacttgatcttcttcatttgcttcttattgcaatcttgaagccaacatatggttcaagcattgcctatggacaacacctacaaatataactcaatgcaaacattagtccatagggattgtcattaattaccaaaaccacacatgggggctccatgcactttcactatTGCACATCCCAATGGGTTGGTAATTCATACAGATGCTTGCCGACAACcaagaggagaagaaaagaagcaaTGAGCACAAGGATCACAAGGAGCAAAGTGGTGGCAAGAAGCGCAATGACCAAGAAGTAGTCGCAACACTTTGTAGATGATTGAGTGGGAACCAACTAAAGTTCATGAATAATGTTGTATTTGTGTTTGAATGATGTTGGAATGATTAGAGAACATGTTTGAACTATGTTTGAATGATGTTGGAATGATGAGATTACATGTTTTGAGGAACTCATGTCAAAATGTGCTAAAGagctccaaaggtagggtaaatggcctcatttctaagcaagtTTTTTTGATCTTGTCTAAATTGGCCAAATAAGTTTACTACACATCTATTCcatgtaagaagactatgtgagaaggatttccatttttttgattttttttgaatttttatgctcatttcaaatttattcaaacatgactttgaccatcattttagcaagtttgaaacatggaatttaaaaactaagcatggatccttcttattcactctaaaatgaagctttggtgaggttttttgaaacttttcatattccaaaccctaaacctcttgtcttcaccctcaagctcgtaaccctaacccttaaccctaaccctaacccctaacccctaaccctaaaccctaaccctaacccctaaccctaaccccaaaccccaaacccctaACCATAACCCCTAACCCtgaacctcttgtcttcaccctcgatctcataaccataaaccctaacccctaacattttagcaagtttgaaacatggaattggaaaactaagcatggatccttgttattcactccaaaatgaagcttcggtgagatttttgaaacttttcatgttccaaaccctaaacctcttgtcttcaccctcgaacttgtaccccagtgtttgagatatcacattagacacattgTTTTTTTGTTGGACatcatgtagaccatgtttatcaactagaatcggtagtatatgacataagaagaccgtgtgagaaggattccatttttttgatttttttgaattttttatgctcatttcaaatttaatcaaacctaactttgaccatcattttagcaTGTTTGGAACATGGAATtggaaaactaagcatggatccttgttattcactccaaaatgaagatttggtgaggtttttgaaacttttcatgttccaaaccctaaacctcttgtcttcaccctcgaacttgtaccccagtgtttgagatatcacattagacatatggtttttttgttggacatcatgtagaccatgtttatcaactagaatcggtagtatatgacataagaagtctatgtgagaaggttttccattttttcgattttttttgaaatttttgtgctcatttCAAGTTTGGTCAAAGCCTAATTTTGACTAGCTAACCCTATTCTTCTAGAAGGAAACTGGACCAATCCATGGGTTGCTCTGTTTTGCATTGTGGACCGTTCACTGCGGTAACGCCAGCCGTCCGATATAGCCTTCTAGAAGGTTTCGCGGCCGATCCGTGGACGCCCTCGTTCTTGAACATGATTGGTTCCTTTCTCCACGCGTACGGTGGGCTATAAGAACACTGAAATGTCCGTTGGGTCGTCCCGCGTGTCTAGGCCTacgatgcatgcgccatgcaggcACCACGAAGCTCGCTCGCCAACGCACCTTTCCACGTACCTCACTCGCCGACGCCTTTTCATCCATCATCGCATCGTCTCAGTGTTGCCATCGTCTCAGCTCTTGCAGCGATGCAACAGCATCAGTTTTTCCATCGTCTTAGGCCGTGTCATCGTCTCACGCGTCAATACGCTTAATTATTTTAGGAAGACGGCTAGCCACGCGTAGccctaattcattaggaacccGAATTATGAGCCAACCTCTTTATAAGCGGCCTGtcttcctctcccacacaccaaCCGAGCGAGCCTCTCTTCCTTTCCCTCTCCAAAGCACCACGCACCCAAGCGAGCCTCTCTGCCTCTCCGAAGATGCAGTACATGGGAGCGAACTTTCGCCGTCCGTGCACCGCGCCGGAGCTACTCTATCCGGCGGATTTCCTCGTCGAGAACAC from Lolium rigidum isolate FL_2022 chromosome 4, APGP_CSIRO_Lrig_0.1, whole genome shotgun sequence encodes the following:
- the LOC124648448 gene encoding vacuolar protein-sorting-associated protein 37 homolog 1-like gives rise to the protein MFTVCICTQFLYAALHGNMMHTSLHSGIQNYVVLHCSYFLYWCSVDELQRLLKDKEAYNAFFNSLDQVKTQNNLRDELRRETLQLARENLEREQRISELRNQCTIIRTTELATAEDRLADLERQKDEIMRSYSPAALLWTAASPIPMFSSLHTFFGGTMAKLDEESEELHQKFLEKDIDLTTFVQNLHSYA